A genomic stretch from Haloferax sp. Atlit-12N includes:
- a CDS encoding monovalent cation/H+ antiporter subunit D family protein, producing MTDALVLLVVVPIAASLFPVALGGRFERIGWFVAAAMGLVHLGLSATVAARVLEGGSISYAVGGFEPPFGIELVADGVSAPLLVLVSLSTLGVLVYARRAGPHSNAFYSELALLTAGISGVFATADVFNLYVFLEITGLATYALVASGRSPRAALASLKYLFVGTIGASLYLLGVGYLYIMTGTLNMADLTGAVASASVGYTSPAILASFGLIVTGLLVKVAVFPLHTWQPGAYAESPDTVSAYISALVSTAAAYALVRIIYAVYTTGFLDEVPLAGDALVALASVSVVVGAVLAVMQSDLKRMLAYSSVSQFGLVVAAIGLANETALVGAVVHLVGHAVMKGGLFLTVGVFATGLGVRTVEDFAGLAAKAPVSSAAFAVLAFSMVGIPPAVGFVGKWNIVVGAVEAGAWPVAAVVVVSTLLTLAYFGRVIERMYFTAPEPEADAVSTDGGNDAVEVSFGMRAVVVVSAVTAVVLGVLGSDLITVIQPALEVYF from the coding sequence ATGACTGACGCGCTCGTCCTCCTCGTGGTCGTCCCCATCGCCGCGTCGCTGTTCCCCGTCGCTCTCGGGGGGCGGTTCGAGCGAATCGGGTGGTTCGTCGCGGCCGCGATGGGGCTCGTCCACCTCGGACTCTCCGCGACCGTCGCGGCTCGCGTTCTCGAGGGCGGCTCCATCTCGTACGCCGTCGGTGGGTTCGAACCGCCGTTCGGTATCGAACTCGTCGCCGATGGCGTCTCCGCGCCGCTGCTCGTGCTCGTGTCGCTTTCGACGCTCGGCGTGCTCGTCTACGCCCGCCGCGCGGGGCCGCACTCGAACGCGTTCTACAGCGAACTCGCACTGCTCACGGCCGGCATCTCCGGCGTCTTCGCGACTGCTGACGTGTTCAACCTGTACGTCTTCCTGGAGATTACGGGGCTCGCGACCTACGCCCTCGTCGCCAGCGGCCGGTCGCCGAGGGCGGCGCTGGCGAGCCTCAAGTACCTGTTCGTCGGGACCATCGGCGCGTCCCTCTACCTCCTCGGCGTCGGGTACCTCTACATCATGACGGGGACGCTCAACATGGCGGACCTTACCGGAGCGGTCGCGTCCGCGTCGGTCGGCTACACCTCGCCGGCGATACTGGCTAGCTTCGGGCTCATCGTGACGGGCCTCCTGGTCAAGGTCGCCGTCTTCCCGCTGCACACGTGGCAGCCCGGTGCCTACGCCGAGTCGCCCGACACCGTCAGCGCGTACATCTCCGCGCTCGTCTCGACGGCGGCCGCGTACGCACTCGTCCGCATTATCTACGCGGTGTACACGACCGGGTTCCTCGACGAGGTCCCGCTCGCCGGCGACGCCCTCGTGGCGCTCGCGTCGGTGAGTGTCGTCGTCGGGGCGGTCCTCGCGGTCATGCAGTCCGACCTCAAACGCATGCTCGCGTACTCCTCGGTCTCGCAGTTCGGTCTGGTCGTCGCCGCAATCGGCCTCGCGAACGAGACGGCGCTCGTCGGAGCGGTCGTCCACCTCGTCGGCCACGCGGTGATGAAAGGCGGACTGTTCCTCACCGTCGGCGTCTTCGCCACCGGTCTCGGCGTGCGGACGGTCGAGGACTTCGCGGGACTCGCCGCGAAGGCACCGGTATCGAGCGCGGCGTTCGCCGTGCTCGCCTTCTCGATGGTCGGCATCCCGCCGGCCGTCGGGTTCGTCGGGAAGTGGAACATCGTCGTCGGTGCGGTCGAAGCCGGCGCGTGGCCCGTCGCGGCCGTCGTCGTGGTGAGCACGCTTCTCACCCTCGCGTACTTCGGCCGGGTTATCGAGCGAATGTACTTCACCGCGCCCGAACCCGAGGCGGACGCCGTCTCGACCGACGGCGGAAACGACGCCGTGGAAGTGTCGTTCGGCATGCGCGCGGTCGTCGTCGTCTCGGCGGTCACCGCGGTGGTGCTCGGCGTTCTCGGCTCCGACCTCATCACCGTCATCCAACCGGCACTGGAGGTGTACTTCTAA